Proteins encoded together in one Phycisphaerae bacterium window:
- a CDS encoding diguanylate cyclase encodes MDNAYSSSESSRTATTARPRWRTLVRSLRFKASVLVILILAVVTSISSTLTTQVLGQVFYENEYARTREWAQSLAISTAEAIQARDAESLGLTVQDLIKSNSVAYVVFSDAAGEVLVSGEVKAGLLQSVVSADGQTLSLKTMNVPRLVWNKELGLACSEVSVPVLSKSTIRPTGTSGRAIVGYLHLAVDVTATKKQLELVNRRVRQIAMVMLLLTVPCSVLVARRVVAPLKELSETACAIARGSTDARAHINTEDEIGDLAQSFNTMADRLTKSQMELLELNAELEERVEQRTRELQELAARDPLTGLYNRRHFSEVIAREYAAAERYDADLTCLMVDLDRFKETNDRFGHRTGDEVLAIMAHVISTELRGSDVAARFGGDEYIILLPQTSAASATVLVDRITNRFKEEVTRKFPDAPVGVSIGVASLRTTRAASAEALIHEADVALYSVKASRKSGALRDKRPRPARSRT; translated from the coding sequence TCGGAATCCAGCCGGACCGCAACGACAGCGCGCCCGAGATGGCGAACGCTCGTTCGCAGCCTGCGATTCAAGGCGTCCGTTCTTGTCATTTTGATTCTCGCCGTCGTGACGAGTATCAGCTCGACGCTGACCACCCAGGTGCTGGGGCAGGTCTTCTACGAGAATGAATACGCCCGGACCCGTGAGTGGGCTCAGTCACTGGCCATCAGTACGGCCGAGGCAATTCAGGCGCGAGACGCGGAGTCTCTCGGCCTTACCGTTCAGGATCTGATCAAGAGCAACTCCGTTGCGTACGTGGTGTTTTCGGATGCCGCCGGCGAGGTGCTGGTGTCGGGAGAAGTGAAAGCCGGTCTTCTGCAATCAGTAGTTTCCGCTGACGGCCAGACCCTCAGTCTCAAGACCATGAACGTACCCCGACTGGTGTGGAACAAGGAGCTGGGGTTGGCCTGTTCCGAGGTGAGCGTGCCCGTGCTTTCGAAAAGCACCATCCGGCCGACGGGAACGTCCGGTCGAGCCATTGTCGGATATCTGCACCTGGCGGTGGACGTGACCGCTACCAAGAAACAACTTGAACTGGTGAACCGGCGCGTCCGTCAGATCGCGATGGTGATGCTGCTGCTGACGGTGCCATGCAGCGTTCTCGTGGCCCGGCGGGTGGTCGCCCCTCTCAAAGAACTCTCCGAGACGGCCTGCGCGATCGCCAGAGGGTCGACCGATGCACGGGCACACATCAACACCGAAGATGAGATCGGTGACCTGGCTCAGTCGTTCAATACCATGGCCGATCGGCTGACGAAATCTCAGATGGAGTTGCTGGAGCTCAACGCGGAGCTGGAGGAGCGAGTCGAGCAGCGAACGCGTGAGCTGCAGGAACTGGCCGCCCGGGACCCGCTCACCGGGCTGTACAACCGTCGTCATTTCAGCGAGGTGATTGCCCGCGAGTATGCCGCGGCGGAACGCTACGACGCCGATCTGACGTGTCTGATGGTTGACCTCGACCGCTTCAAGGAAACCAACGACCGGTTTGGCCATCGGACCGGCGACGAGGTACTGGCGATCATGGCGCACGTGATCAGCACGGAGCTTCGTGGCTCGGACGTGGCGGCGCGTTTCGGGGGCGACGAGTACATCATTCTTTTGCCGCAGACCTCCGCCGCTTCGGCGACGGTGCTGGTGGACCGTATCACCAACCGCTTCAAGGAGGAGGTTACCCGCAAGTTTCCCGACGCGCCCGTCGGTGTGAGCATCGGTGTCGCCAGCCTCCGAACCACGCGCGCCGCCTCGGCCGAAGCCCTGATTCACGAGGCGGACGTGGCCCTGTACTCGGTGAAGGCATCTCGCAAATCCGGTGCGCTTCGCGACAAACGGCCGCGACCTGCCCGTTCCCGCACCTGA
- a CDS encoding DUF6141 family protein — protein sequence MPGSRSPEVIFTEVQQFRQVWLWAMVLAWPASMAIILGYVLFRQLLLASPAGHLTWNSIALIAAFAVPLLVTLIFAWLLYATRLITEVRGDGLYVRFWPLGWRHIRFDEITECWPRTYRPIREFGGWGIRWGRGGKAYNISGNRGVQLVLAGGRRLLIGSQHAEELAAAIRDALICSTYKESE from the coding sequence ATGCCCGGCAGCCGTTCACCTGAGGTTATCTTCACAGAGGTCCAGCAATTCCGCCAAGTCTGGCTGTGGGCCATGGTCTTGGCATGGCCGGCAAGCATGGCGATCATTCTCGGCTATGTCCTGTTCCGACAATTGCTATTGGCGTCTCCCGCGGGGCACTTGACCTGGAACAGCATCGCCCTGATCGCGGCATTTGCGGTACCGCTACTGGTCACCCTGATCTTTGCCTGGCTCTTGTATGCAACAAGACTGATCACCGAGGTCCGAGGCGACGGGCTTTACGTTCGCTTTTGGCCGTTGGGGTGGCGGCACATCCGATTTGACGAAATCACGGAATGTTGGCCGAGAACCTACCGACCTATCCGGGAGTTCGGCGGGTGGGGCATCCGCTGGGGCCGTGGTGGAAAGGCCTACAACATCAGCGGCAACCGAGGCGTCCAGTTGGTGCTGGCAGGCGGCCGACGGCTGCTGATCGGCTCGCAGCATGCCGAAGAGCTGGCGGCTGCGATCAGGGACGCACTGATCTGCAGCACCTACAAGGAATCGGAATGA